A DNA window from Tachysurus fulvidraco isolate hzauxx_2018 chromosome 4, HZAU_PFXX_2.0, whole genome shotgun sequence contains the following coding sequences:
- the LOC125141122 gene encoding transmembrane protein 121 — protein MAPPPPTNAPHVCLSCMVIMSSMALMDAYLVEQNHGPRKIGVFIVVSVGDVCFLIALRYVSIWVGTELRTAKRGYAMILWFLYIFVLEIKVYFIYQNYKSDRKSLDALTRKALTLLLSVCIPVLFIILVAVDHMEYVKAFRKKEEIRNRLFWVVVDLLDVLDIQANLWEPQKKGFPLWAEGLMFFYCYILLLVLPCVSLSEISMQGVNISPHKMMLYPILSLITINIVTVFIRGGNMLLYKDGRVSGILMGKNVLAIVMKTCSFVQYKMQLQSANLCANTPTPPAAPPAAPPVAAFSAELHKNSLTHYRDVSQTSLPASEHT, from the coding sequence ATGGCTCCACCCCCTCCGACCAATGCTCCTCATGTTTGCTTGTCATGCATGGTCATCATGAGCAGCATGGCACTGATGGACGCGTACCTGGTGGAGCAGAACCACGGGCCACGTAAGATCGGTGTATTCATCGTGGTGAGTGTAGGTGACGTGTGCTTCCTCATAGCACTGCGCTATGTTTCCATTTGGGTCGGAACTGAGCTCAGGACTGCAAAGCGTGGATATGCAATGATCCTCTGGTTCctctacatttttgttttggagATTAAAGTCTATTTCATCTATCAGAACTATAAATCCGACCGGAAGAGTCTGGATGCTCTGACGCGTAAAGCTTTAACGCTGCTCCTCTCTGTGTGCATTCCCGTACTGTTCATTATTCTGGTCGCTGTGGATCATATGGAGTATGTCAAGGCATTTAGGAAAAAGGAGGAGATACGGAACCGGCTCTTCTGGGTGGTGGTGGACCTCCTAGATGTTCTGGATATCCAGGCCAACCTGTGGGAGCCGCAGAAGAAAGGCTTCCCACTGTGGGCTGAAGGCTTGATGTTTTTCTACTGCTACATCCTGCTTCTTGTTCTGCCGTGCGTTAGCCTGAGTGAGATCAGCATGCAGGGTGTTAACATCAGCCCACACAAGATGATGCTCTACCCCATCCTGAGCCTCATCACCATCAATATCGTCACCGTTTTCATCCGAGGAGGAAACATGCTGCTGTATAAAGACGGCCGTGTCTCAGGGATCCTCATGGGGAAGAATGTCCTGGCCATCGTGATGAAGACGTGCAGCTTTGTGCAGTACAAAATGCAGTTGCAAAGTGCTAATCTCTGTGCTAACACGCCGACTCCCCCAGCTGCTCCTCCTGCAGCTCCTCCTGTAGCAGCCTTCAGTGCTGAGCTTCACAAAAACTCACTGACTCACTATCGAGATGTTTCTCAAACATCACTGCCTGCATCTgaacacacatga